In Pseudomonas nunensis, a single window of DNA contains:
- the thiI gene encoding tRNA uracil 4-sulfurtransferase ThiI, translating to MKLIVKVFPEITIKSRPVRMRFIRQLAKNIRAVLRDLDPAVVVNGVWDNLELETRVTEPRALKEMTERLSCMPGIAHFLQVDEYPLGDFDDIVAKCKQHYGDALAGKIFSVRCKRGGHHTFSSMDVEKYVGSQLRRQCGAAGISLKEPEIEVRIEIRDQRLYVIHSQHNSIGGYPLGALEQTLVLMSGGFDSTVAAYQIMRRGLMSHFCFFNLGGRAHELGVMEVAHFIWKKYGSSQRVLFVSVPFEEVLGEILGKVDNSHMGVVLKRMMLRAASKIADRLDIDALVTGEAISQVSSQTLPNLSLIDCVTEKLVLRPLIASHKQDIIDLANEIGTADFAKHMPEYCGVISVNPKTHAKRNRVEYEEQQFDMAVLERALENAKLVPIDRVIDELGQDLQIEEVSEALAGQIIIDIRHPDAAEDEPLELAGIEVQTMPFYALNARFKELDPTRQYLLYCDKGVMSRLHAHHLLSEGHANVRVYRPS from the coding sequence ATGAAACTAATCGTAAAAGTCTTCCCCGAGATCACCATCAAGAGCCGCCCGGTACGGATGCGTTTCATCCGCCAATTGGCCAAGAACATCCGTGCCGTGCTCCGCGATCTGGACCCGGCTGTGGTGGTGAACGGTGTGTGGGACAACCTCGAGCTGGAAACCCGCGTCACTGAGCCCCGGGCCCTGAAGGAGATGACCGAGCGCCTGAGCTGCATGCCGGGCATCGCGCATTTCCTGCAGGTCGATGAATACCCGCTGGGTGACTTCGACGACATCGTTGCCAAGTGCAAGCAGCACTACGGCGATGCACTGGCCGGGAAGATCTTTTCGGTGCGTTGCAAGCGCGGTGGGCATCACACCTTCTCGTCCATGGACGTGGAGAAATACGTCGGCAGCCAGCTGCGTCGTCAGTGCGGCGCCGCCGGGATTTCGCTGAAAGAGCCGGAAATCGAAGTTCGCATCGAAATTCGCGACCAACGGTTGTATGTGATCCACAGCCAGCACAACAGCATCGGCGGTTATCCGCTGGGAGCGCTGGAACAGACGCTTGTATTGATGTCCGGCGGCTTTGACTCGACAGTCGCCGCCTACCAGATCATGCGCCGTGGCCTGATGAGCCATTTCTGCTTCTTTAATCTGGGCGGACGGGCCCATGAACTGGGCGTCATGGAAGTCGCGCACTTCATCTGGAAGAAGTACGGCAGCTCCCAACGCGTGTTATTTGTCAGTGTGCCGTTCGAGGAAGTACTGGGAGAAATTCTCGGGAAAGTCGATAACAGTCATATGGGCGTAGTTTTGAAGCGTATGATGTTGCGCGCTGCGTCGAAGATTGCCGATCGGCTGGACATTGATGCGCTGGTTACCGGTGAGGCGATCTCCCAGGTTTCGAGCCAGACGTTGCCGAACCTGTCGTTGATCGACTGTGTGACCGAGAAGCTGGTCTTGCGCCCGCTGATCGCCAGTCACAAGCAGGACATCATCGACCTGGCCAACGAAATCGGGACTGCCGACTTCGCCAAGCACATGCCGGAATACTGCGGGGTCATCTCGGTGAACCCCAAGACCCACGCCAAGCGCAACCGCGTGGAGTACGAAGAACAACAGTTCGACATGGCGGTCCTCGAGCGTGCGCTCGAAAACGCCAAACTGGTGCCGATCGATCGCGTGATCGACGAATTGGGCCAGGACTTGCAGATCGAAGAAGTCAGCGAAGCACTGGCGGGCCAGATCATCATCGACATCCGTCACCCGGATGCCGCTGAAGACGAGCCGCTGGAACTTGCTGGCATTGAGGTACAGACGATGCCGTTTTATGCATTGAACGCTCGTTTCAAGGAACTGGACCCTACTCGCCAGTACCTGCTGTATTGCGACAAAGGCGTGATGAGTCGCCTGCATGCCCACCATTTGCTCAGTGAGGGGCATGCCAATGTGCGCGTTTATCGACCGAGCTAA
- the typA gene encoding translational GTPase TypA yields the protein MIENLRNIAIIAHVDHGKTTLVDKLLRQSGTLERNELNDERVMDSNDQEKERGITILAKNTAINWNGYHINIVDTPGHADFGGEVERVMSMVDSVLLLVDAQDGPMPQTRFVTKKAFEAGLRPIVVINKVDRPGARPDWVLDQIFDLFDNLGATEEQLDFKVVYASALNGIAGLEHTDMAEDMTPLYQSIVDNVPAPKVDRDGPFQMQISALDYNSFLGVIGVGRIARGRIKPNTPVVAIDADGKKRTGRILKLMGHHGLHRIDVEEAAAGDIVCISGFDQLFISDTLCDPLNVEAMKPLTVDEPTVSMTFQVNDSPFCGKEGKFVTSRNIKERLDKELLYNVALRVEEGDTADKFKVSGRGELHLSVLIETMRREGFEMGVGRPEVIIRMVDGVKHEPYENVTIDLPEESQGSIMEQIGIRKGDLTNMVPDGKGRVRLEYNIPARGLIGFRNEFLTLTSGAGILTSIFDRYDVMKSGDMSGRQNGVLVSVATGKALTYSLETLQARGKLFLGHGEDVYEGQIVGINSRDNDLGVNPTKGKKLDNMRASGKDETIALVPPIRFTLEQALEFVQEDELCEVTPKSIRLRKKILGESERTRAAKKSGN from the coding sequence GTGATCGAAAATCTACGCAACATCGCCATCATTGCTCACGTTGACCATGGTAAAACCACCCTGGTAGACAAACTCTTGCGTCAATCCGGCACCCTGGAGCGCAACGAGCTCAACGACGAGCGCGTGATGGACTCCAACGACCAGGAGAAAGAGCGCGGTATTACCATTCTGGCGAAAAACACCGCCATCAACTGGAACGGCTACCACATCAACATCGTGGACACCCCGGGCCACGCCGACTTCGGCGGCGAAGTTGAACGCGTAATGTCGATGGTTGACTCCGTTCTGCTGCTGGTTGACGCTCAAGACGGCCCTATGCCGCAAACCCGTTTCGTGACCAAGAAGGCTTTCGAAGCCGGCCTGCGTCCAATCGTGGTCATCAACAAGGTTGACCGTCCAGGCGCGCGTCCGGACTGGGTTCTGGACCAGATCTTCGATCTGTTCGACAACCTCGGTGCTACCGAAGAACAGCTGGACTTCAAAGTCGTCTACGCCTCGGCCCTGAACGGTATTGCCGGTCTGGAACACACCGACATGGCTGAAGACATGACCCCGCTGTACCAGTCGATCGTCGACAACGTACCTGCGCCGAAAGTCGACCGCGATGGTCCGTTCCAGATGCAAATCTCGGCTCTGGACTACAACAGCTTCCTGGGTGTTATCGGCGTTGGCCGTATCGCTCGTGGCCGCATCAAGCCGAACACTCCGGTTGTCGCTATCGACGCCGACGGCAAGAAGCGTACTGGCCGTATCCTGAAGCTGATGGGTCACCACGGTCTGCACCGTATCGACGTTGAAGAAGCAGCTGCCGGCGATATCGTCTGCATCAGCGGCTTCGACCAGCTGTTCATCTCCGACACTCTGTGCGACCCACTGAACGTCGAAGCGATGAAGCCGCTGACCGTTGACGAACCAACCGTTTCCATGACCTTCCAGGTAAACGACTCGCCTTTCTGCGGTAAAGAAGGCAAGTTCGTGACTTCCCGTAACATCAAGGAACGTCTGGACAAAGAACTGCTCTACAACGTTGCCCTGCGCGTTGAAGAAGGCGACACCGCCGACAAGTTCAAAGTCTCCGGCCGTGGTGAGCTGCACCTCTCGGTACTGATCGAAACCATGCGTCGCGAAGGCTTCGAAATGGGTGTTGGTCGTCCGGAAGTGATCATCCGCATGGTTGACGGCGTCAAGCACGAACCGTACGAAAACGTGACCATCGACCTGCCAGAAGAATCGCAAGGTTCGATCATGGAACAGATCGGTATCCGTAAAGGCGACCTGACCAACATGGTTCCGGATGGCAAGGGCCGTGTGCGCCTTGAGTACAACATCCCGGCTCGTGGCTTGATCGGTTTCCGTAACGAGTTCCTGACCCTGACCTCCGGTGCAGGCATCCTGACCTCGATCTTCGACCGTTACGACGTGATGAAGTCCGGCGACATGTCCGGCCGTCAGAACGGCGTGCTGGTTTCGGTTGCTACCGGTAAGGCTCTGACTTACTCGCTGGAAACCCTGCAAGCTCGCGGCAAACTGTTCCTCGGTCACGGTGAAGACGTGTACGAAGGTCAAATCGTCGGCATCAACAGCCGCGACAACGACCTGGGCGTTAACCCAACCAAAGGCAAGAAGCTCGACAACATGCGTGCCTCGGGTAAAGACGAAACCATCGCTCTGGTTCCGCCTATCCGTTTCACCCTGGAACAAGCTCTGGAATTCGTTCAAGAAGACGAATTGTGCGAAGTGACTCCTAAGTCCATCCGTCTTCGTAAGAAGATCCTGGGCGAAAGCGAGCGTACCCGCGCTGCCAAGAAGTCCGGTAACTGA
- a CDS encoding YkgJ family cysteine cluster protein gives MKSNLIAAAEIDRLDTWAKYSAPMCGSCVSSCCTLPVEVKIKDLIRIGIVDEFERGEPAKNIAKRLQKEGIVERYSQKTEIFTLQRMSNNDCLYLDRKSRLCTIYEKRPDTCRNHPKIGPRPGYCAYKPKEIVRETSASRRTLEKF, from the coding sequence ATGAAGTCCAACCTGATCGCCGCCGCGGAGATCGACCGCCTCGATACCTGGGCCAAATATTCTGCCCCGATGTGCGGTTCCTGCGTGTCGAGCTGCTGCACCTTGCCGGTCGAGGTCAAGATCAAGGATCTGATCCGCATCGGCATCGTCGACGAGTTCGAGCGCGGCGAGCCGGCGAAAAACATCGCCAAGCGCCTGCAGAAGGAAGGGATCGTCGAGCGTTACAGCCAGAAGACCGAGATCTTCACCCTCCAGCGCATGAGCAACAACGATTGCCTGTACCTGGATCGTAAGAGCCGTCTGTGCACTATTTATGAAAAGCGCCCGGATACTTGCCGCAACCATCCAAAAATCGGTCCGCGGCCGGGGTATTGCGCTTACAAGCCCAAAGAAATTGTGCGTGAGACCAGCGCCAGTCGCCGCACCCTCGAGAAGTTTTAA
- a CDS encoding glycogen/starch/alpha-glucan phosphorylase has product MTQEPLVREAEVAAFRDAVLTKLTYAVGKDPDHAFDHDWFEAIALAARDHMVEHWMDHTRQIYRKGQKRVYYLSLEFLIGRLLYDSLSNLGLLDVAREALTELGVDLERIRLLEPDAALGNGGLGRLAACFMESMSTLGIAGHGYGIRYEHGLFRQAIVDGWQQEQTEHWLDFGNPWEFERPEVVYPIGFGGSVETVTDEAGKTKQVWTPAETVRAIAYDTPVVGWRGASVNTLRLWRARAVEDLHLERFNAGDHLGAVAEVARAESISRVLYPADSTEAGQELRLRQEYFFVAASLQDLLRRHRNMHTSVLTLGDHAAIQLNDTHPSIAVAELMRQLVDVYDVAWDAAWQVTVDTLSYTNHTLLPEALETWPVGLMERMLPRHMQIIYLINAQHIDSLRAKGIHDFDVLRAVSLIEEDNGRRVRMGNLAFLGSHSVNGVSALHTQLMRKTVFSELHKLYPERINNKTNGITFRRWLYQANPELTSMLVDALGPDLLDNPEERLLDLEPFADKTAFRKAFADQRLHSKKALAYLIHERLGIAVNPAAMFDVQVKRIHEYKRQLLNLMHTVALYQAIRAEPEIDWVPRVKIFAGKAAASYHQAKLIIKLTNDIARVVNNDPTVRGLLKVVFLPNYNVSLAESIIPAADLSEQISTAGFEASGTSNMKFGLNGALTIGTLDGANVEMCERIGAEHMFIFGLSAQQVEARKQNHEFNAAPDIAASHRLNDVLQAIRGGVFSPDDPSRYTGLIDSLVDYDRFLVCADFDSYWDAQMRVEAHWHDSQEWWRSAVLNTSRMGWFSSDRTIREYATEIWKALE; this is encoded by the coding sequence ATGACTCAAGAACCACTTGTTCGCGAAGCAGAGGTGGCCGCATTCCGCGACGCCGTCTTGACCAAACTCACCTACGCGGTGGGCAAAGACCCGGATCACGCCTTCGACCACGACTGGTTCGAAGCTATTGCGCTGGCAGCGCGCGACCACATGGTCGAGCACTGGATGGATCACACGCGGCAGATCTACCGCAAAGGCCAGAAGCGGGTTTACTACCTCTCCCTGGAATTTCTCATCGGCCGCTTGCTCTACGACAGCCTGAGCAACCTCGGCCTGCTCGACGTTGCCCGCGAAGCGTTGACCGAACTCGGTGTCGACCTGGAACGCATTCGCCTGCTGGAGCCCGATGCGGCCCTGGGCAACGGTGGCCTCGGTCGCCTGGCTGCGTGCTTCATGGAAAGCATGTCGACCCTCGGCATCGCCGGTCATGGTTATGGCATTCGTTATGAGCACGGCTTGTTCCGCCAGGCGATCGTCGATGGCTGGCAACAAGAGCAGACCGAACACTGGCTGGATTTCGGTAACCCGTGGGAGTTCGAACGCCCAGAAGTGGTCTACCCGATCGGCTTTGGCGGCAGCGTCGAAACCGTCACCGACGAAGCCGGCAAGACCAAGCAAGTCTGGACCCCGGCGGAAACCGTACGGGCGATTGCCTATGACACTCCGGTGGTCGGCTGGCGCGGTGCGAGCGTCAACACCCTGCGCCTGTGGCGTGCCCGCGCCGTCGAAGATTTGCACCTGGAACGCTTCAACGCCGGTGACCACTTGGGCGCTGTGGCCGAAGTGGCCCGGGCCGAAAGTATTTCCCGCGTCCTGTACCCGGCGGACAGCACCGAAGCCGGCCAGGAATTGCGCCTGCGTCAGGAATACTTCTTCGTCGCCGCGTCCCTGCAGGATTTGCTGCGTCGCCATCGCAACATGCACACCTCGGTGTTGACCCTGGGCGACCATGCGGCGATCCAGCTCAACGACACTCACCCGTCGATCGCCGTAGCCGAGCTGATGCGTCAACTGGTCGATGTCTACGATGTCGCGTGGGATGCCGCGTGGCAGGTCACGGTCGATACGCTGTCGTACACCAACCACACGCTGTTGCCGGAAGCCCTGGAAACCTGGCCGGTCGGTTTGATGGAACGCATGCTGCCACGGCACATGCAGATCATCTATCTGATCAACGCCCAGCACATCGACTCGCTGCGGGCCAAAGGCATTCACGATTTCGACGTGCTGCGCGCTGTCTCGCTGATCGAAGAGGACAACGGCCGCCGCGTGCGCATGGGCAACCTGGCGTTCCTCGGTTCCCACAGCGTCAATGGCGTGTCCGCATTGCACACGCAGCTGATGCGCAAAACCGTGTTTTCCGAACTGCACAAGCTCTACCCGGAACGGATCAACAACAAAACCAACGGCATCACCTTCCGCCGCTGGCTCTACCAGGCCAACCCCGAACTCACGTCGATGCTGGTCGATGCCCTCGGGCCGGACTTGCTGGATAACCCGGAAGAGCGCTTGCTTGATCTGGAGCCGTTCGCCGACAAGACCGCTTTCCGCAAAGCCTTCGCCGATCAGCGTCTGCACAGCAAGAAAGCCTTGGCCTATCTGATCCATGAACGGCTGGGCATCGCGGTCAACCCGGCGGCGATGTTCGACGTGCAGGTCAAGCGGATCCACGAATACAAACGCCAGTTGCTCAACCTGATGCACACGGTTGCGCTGTATCAGGCGATTCGTGCCGAGCCGGAAATCGACTGGGTACCGCGAGTAAAAATCTTCGCGGGCAAGGCTGCGGCCAGTTATCACCAGGCCAAGTTGATCATCAAGCTGACCAACGACATCGCCCGGGTGGTCAACAATGATCCGACCGTGCGCGGTTTGCTCAAGGTGGTGTTCTTGCCTAACTACAACGTCAGCCTGGCGGAAAGCATTATTCCGGCGGCGGATTTGTCGGAGCAGATTTCCACCGCAGGCTTCGAGGCGTCGGGCACCAGCAACATGAAGTTCGGCCTCAACGGCGCGCTGACTATCGGCACGCTCGATGGCGCCAACGTCGAAATGTGTGAGCGCATTGGCGCCGAGCACATGTTCATCTTCGGCCTCAGTGCGCAGCAGGTTGAAGCGCGCAAGCAAAACCACGAGTTCAACGCTGCACCGGATATTGCCGCGTCCCATCGTCTAAATGACGTGCTGCAAGCGATTCGCGGCGGGGTGTTCTCGCCGGATGATCCGTCCCGTTACACCGGGTTGATCGATTCGCTGGTGGACTACGACCGCTTCCTGGTTTGCGCCGATTTCGACTCTTACTGGGACGCGCAGATGCGCGTTGAGGCGCACTGGCACGATTCCCAGGAATGGTGGCGTTCGGCGGTGTTGAACACCTCGCGCATGGGCTGGTTCTCGTCGGATCGGACGATTCGTGAGTACGCCACGGAAATCTGGAAGGCTTTGGAGTAA